In Tindallia magadiensis, one DNA window encodes the following:
- the lipA gene encoding lipoyl synthase, producing MPVKRKPEWLRKKMPDKKSLDKMQAMVKDLSLHTVCQEANCPNVGECFEKRTATFMIMGDICTRGCRFCAVGKGEVPALDWSEPQHVADAVAQLGLKHAVITSVTRDDLPDGGAEHFAETIRSIRKKNPMTTIEVLIPDFQGDHKALEIVLQAKPEILNHNIETVPSLYETVRPGADFQRSMNLLEEVKKKTPSILSKTGIMVGLGEMEKEVVEVMQELAKIHCDILTIGQYLQPSPEHLPVEEFVTPDQFESYQQQGLATGISFVESGPFIRSSYNAARAMEVLSKK from the coding sequence TTGCCAGTAAAACGGAAGCCTGAATGGTTAAGAAAGAAAATGCCGGATAAAAAGAGCCTGGATAAAATGCAAGCAATGGTAAAAGACCTGTCGCTTCATACCGTATGTCAGGAAGCAAATTGCCCCAATGTGGGAGAATGTTTTGAAAAGCGTACGGCTACCTTTATGATTATGGGTGATATATGTACCAGAGGCTGTCGGTTTTGTGCGGTTGGGAAAGGAGAAGTTCCAGCTTTGGACTGGTCAGAACCTCAACATGTAGCCGATGCGGTAGCGCAACTGGGATTAAAACATGCCGTGATTACTTCGGTTACAAGGGATGATTTGCCAGATGGAGGAGCTGAGCATTTTGCTGAAACCATCCGAAGCATTCGAAAAAAGAATCCTATGACAACGATAGAAGTATTGATTCCTGATTTTCAAGGCGATCACAAGGCTTTGGAAATCGTTCTACAGGCAAAGCCGGAAATACTTAACCATAATATTGAAACAGTCCCCTCTCTTTATGAGACGGTGCGACCTGGTGCGGATTTTCAACGTTCAATGAATTTGCTGGAAGAAGTGAAAAAGAAAACACCTTCGATACTGTCTAAAACAGGGATCATGGTTGGGCTTGGGGAGATGGAGAAAGAAGTAGTGGAAGTGATGCAGGAGTTAGCGAAAATTCATTGTGATATTTTAACGATTGGTCAATATCTGCAACCGTCACCAGAGCATTTGCCTGTAGAAGAATTTGTCACACCGGATCAGTTTGAAAGTTATCAACAACAGGGATTGGCAACAGGGATTTCTTTTGTGGAGAGTGGTCCTTTTATTCGTAGTTCTTATAACGCTGCTCGTGCCATGGAAGTGCTGAGTAAGAAATGA
- a CDS encoding CoA-disulfide reductase, with protein sequence MRKEKLIVLGGVAAGMSAASKAKRENPNLDVTVYERGGYVAYGQCGLPYYLAGYLKEAEELIVRQPDQFREKGIKIYLHHEAIMLDPSSKIVEIKNKQNGNLIKVAYDYLVIATGADPICPDMQGTDLNGIHLLKTIPDGKRIHENMMQEKVQQITLVGGGYINMEIAEAMLKRGKKVTVVQRPSQLLNTMDPEFGEMAAEILKKHGVTIRLEETVRKMEGVEKVQYVVTDWQRYSTDQVIFALGIKPNTSWLKGSGVEMTEKGAIMVDEKSQTNVANVFAAGDCATVFHRILNKQVYMPLGTTANKQGKIAGAVIAGKNDSFPGILGTSIVKVMDLAFGKTGITEKEAKTAGIPVKTVTVKGQNHAKSYPGSEKVTVKLVYHRDSRHLLGGQIVGPVETGKRLDVLALAIFQKMTPETLGLVDFCYAPPFATVWDVVQIAANAAD encoded by the coding sequence TTGAGAAAAGAAAAGTTAATTGTTCTTGGTGGTGTTGCGGCAGGAATGAGTGCTGCTTCGAAAGCAAAAAGAGAAAATCCTAATCTGGACGTAACCGTATATGAAAGAGGTGGATATGTAGCGTATGGTCAGTGTGGGTTACCATACTATTTAGCTGGATACTTAAAAGAAGCAGAAGAATTGATTGTAAGACAACCGGATCAATTTAGAGAAAAAGGAATCAAAATATATTTGCATCATGAAGCGATTATGTTGGATCCTTCGTCAAAAATAGTAGAGATAAAAAATAAGCAGAACGGCAACTTGATAAAGGTGGCCTATGACTATTTAGTTATTGCTACAGGTGCGGATCCTATATGTCCTGATATGCAAGGAACCGATCTGAATGGCATACACCTTCTTAAAACAATTCCAGATGGAAAAAGAATACATGAAAACATGATGCAAGAGAAGGTTCAGCAAATAACGCTGGTTGGTGGCGGGTATATTAATATGGAAATTGCCGAAGCGATGTTGAAGCGTGGTAAAAAAGTTACGGTGGTTCAAAGACCGTCACAGCTCTTAAACACAATGGACCCGGAATTTGGTGAAATGGCAGCAGAAATATTAAAAAAGCATGGCGTCACCATTCGTTTGGAAGAAACCGTAAGGAAAATGGAAGGCGTGGAAAAAGTTCAATATGTAGTAACGGATTGGCAGCGCTATTCAACAGATCAAGTGATTTTTGCTCTTGGTATTAAGCCTAACACATCATGGTTGAAGGGATCAGGAGTTGAAATGACAGAAAAAGGAGCGATTATGGTTGATGAAAAAAGTCAGACCAATGTAGCAAATGTATTTGCGGCCGGCGACTGTGCAACGGTTTTTCACCGAATACTTAATAAACAGGTATACATGCCCTTAGGAACTACGGCCAACAAACAAGGCAAAATAGCCGGTGCAGTTATTGCAGGAAAAAATGACAGTTTCCCTGGGATTTTGGGTACTTCTATTGTAAAGGTAATGGATCTGGCCTTTGGAAAAACTGGAATTACGGAGAAGGAAGCAAAAACAGCTGGAATACCGGTTAAGACAGTAACGGTAAAAGGACAAAATCATGCCAAGTCCTATCCTGGATCAGAAAAAGTAACGGTGAAACTGGTGTATCATAGAGATAGTCGCCATCTTTTAGGGGGGCAGATAGTAGGGCCTGTAGAAACTGGAAAGAGATTGGATGTATTAGCTTTGGCTATTTTTCAGAAAATGACACCTGAAACACTAGGGTTAGTTGATTTTTGCTATGCACCTCCTTTTGCTACCGTTTGGGATGTTGTTCAAATTGCGGCTAATGCCGCTGATTAA
- a CDS encoding PhoH family protein, with amino-acid sequence MIKNYVIDTNVMIHDPLFLYNFQDNHLILPLVTVEELDGLKKASGMVGYHARQVLKELNKVRQHGDFVEGIRLPSGGLIRIEMNYVNINNLPEGIDTKKNDNRILAIAKALAEKDKERPTILVTKDMCMTVKADALGLKVQDYETDKIRTDDLYKGYSELELPSEDINKIYAGGLIVPETVAESIYPNHFFHIKSKDQTGHEVLAKVKEDRIQPLEYANEYTWGLKPINREQKMAMELLHDPDINFATIIGGAGSGKSIISIAYALQSVLEKNMYRKIIFVRPVVPAGNDIGFLPGEEKEKLKPWMQAFYDAVDNLFDQKQKGKKEAGSRNYAKGEKPDFSVEHFINTYMDAGVLEMKTFNYMRGRTLANALVIVDEAQETTPHLAKLMLTRAGEDAKFLFLGDPSDNQIDNVLVDSKSNGLVYTVDRMKPFDITGHITLRQVERSPLAQLAEKHM; translated from the coding sequence ATGATAAAAAACTATGTGATTGATACCAATGTAATGATTCATGATCCCTTATTTCTGTATAATTTTCAGGATAACCATTTGATTTTACCCTTGGTAACGGTAGAAGAGCTGGATGGATTGAAAAAAGCTTCAGGAATGGTAGGTTATCACGCCCGGCAGGTACTAAAAGAATTAAATAAAGTCAGGCAACATGGTGATTTTGTAGAAGGGATACGATTACCATCAGGAGGACTGATTCGTATTGAGATGAACTATGTGAATATTAACAATCTTCCAGAAGGCATCGATACGAAAAAAAACGATAACAGAATACTGGCCATTGCAAAAGCATTGGCAGAAAAAGATAAAGAAAGGCCGACGATCCTTGTTACAAAAGATATGTGTATGACCGTAAAGGCAGATGCCTTAGGGCTAAAGGTTCAGGATTATGAGACTGACAAGATACGAACAGACGATCTTTACAAAGGTTACAGTGAGTTGGAGTTACCTTCAGAAGACATTAATAAGATTTATGCTGGCGGCTTGATTGTTCCAGAAACTGTAGCGGAATCCATATATCCAAATCATTTTTTTCATATTAAGAGTAAAGATCAAACAGGTCATGAAGTGCTTGCGAAAGTAAAAGAAGATCGAATACAACCCTTAGAGTATGCCAATGAGTATACGTGGGGATTGAAGCCGATCAACAGAGAACAAAAGATGGCCATGGAATTGTTGCATGATCCGGACATTAATTTTGCAACCATTATAGGTGGTGCTGGCAGTGGTAAAAGTATTATTAGTATAGCTTATGCACTGCAGAGTGTATTAGAGAAAAACATGTATAGAAAAATCATTTTTGTCCGTCCGGTTGTTCCTGCAGGAAATGATATTGGCTTTTTACCGGGAGAAGAAAAAGAAAAATTAAAGCCTTGGATGCAAGCCTTTTATGATGCTGTTGATAATCTTTTTGATCAAAAGCAAAAAGGAAAAAAGGAAGCTGGATCTCGAAATTATGCAAAAGGTGAAAAACCAGATTTTTCGGTGGAACATTTCATTAACACCTATATGGATGCAGGTGTACTAGAAATGAAAACCTTTAATTATATGCGAGGGAGAACCTTAGCAAATGCACTGGTGATTGTAGATGAAGCGCAGGAAACAACACCACACCTAGCTAAATTAATGTTAACAAGGGCTGGTGAAGATGCAAAGTTTTTATTCTTAGGCGATCCTTCCGATAATCAAATTGATAATGTGCTAGTTGATTCAAAGTCTAACGGATTGGTTTATACCGTCGATCGAATGAAACCTTTTGATATTACTGGTCACATCACGCTTAGACAGGTAGAGAGAAGTCCGTTGGCGCAGCTGGCTGAGAAACACATGTAA
- a CDS encoding D-alanine--D-alanine ligase family protein, translating into MKKRQVLVLFGGPSSEHEVSLMSATSVMKQIDKKKYEVIPVGITDEGKFQLYEKYQQIQNNQWEGFEEARFQYRKERKDIFLIPGGSALLIEEKEGLCKKDVEIALPILHGPYGEDGTLQGLLQACRIPYVGAGVMTSALAMDKAMVKKLFESEGIDQAAYHIINIKEWEGKSEAVIKKDLIGLLEEKLGYPMFVKPSRLGSSVGISKASDMNELRKAIWQAAAHDCKVVVEAFIDGREIECAVLGHYQHSRVAEPAEIIPSREFYDYEDKYMAGKSVYQIPANLSQEMKDKVKQLSVQVYRLLECKGLARIDFFLERKTGNLLLNEINTMPGFTKISMYPKMWEASGITYQELISFLLEEAIE; encoded by the coding sequence ATGAAAAAAAGACAAGTATTAGTACTATTTGGAGGTCCGTCATCGGAACATGAAGTATCTTTAATGTCAGCAACATCTGTTATGAAACAAATCGATAAAAAAAAATATGAAGTGATCCCGGTAGGAATAACAGATGAAGGGAAATTTCAGCTTTACGAAAAATATCAGCAAATTCAAAACAATCAGTGGGAAGGATTTGAAGAGGCACGGTTTCAATACCGGAAAGAGCGAAAAGATATATTCTTGATTCCGGGAGGTTCAGCCTTGTTGATAGAGGAAAAAGAGGGGCTCTGCAAAAAAGATGTGGAGATTGCACTGCCCATATTGCACGGACCCTACGGTGAAGATGGGACATTACAAGGATTATTACAGGCATGTCGCATTCCCTATGTAGGGGCTGGTGTAATGACCTCGGCTTTAGCCATGGATAAAGCGATGGTTAAAAAATTATTTGAAAGCGAAGGAATCGACCAGGCGGCATATCATATTATTAATATCAAAGAATGGGAAGGGAAAAGTGAAGCTGTGATAAAGAAAGACTTAATTGGCCTCCTAGAAGAAAAACTAGGCTATCCTATGTTTGTGAAGCCGTCTAGGCTAGGGTCCAGTGTTGGTATTAGCAAAGCTTCTGATATGAATGAACTGAGAAAAGCGATCTGGCAAGCGGCGGCTCATGACTGCAAAGTAGTGGTGGAAGCTTTTATTGATGGTAGAGAAATTGAATGTGCTGTTCTAGGTCATTATCAACATTCAAGAGTAGCAGAACCGGCAGAAATCATACCCTCCAGAGAATTTTATGACTATGAAGATAAATATATGGCGGGAAAAAGTGTCTATCAGATTCCGGCTAACCTTTCTCAAGAGATGAAAGATAAAGTGAAGCAATTGTCTGTACAAGTATATCGATTACTAGAGTGTAAAGGATTGGCCCGGATTGATTTCTTTTTAGAGCGCAAAACAGGAAACTTGTTGTTAAACGAGATAAACACCATGCCTGGCTTTACTAAAATAAGCATGTATCCTAAAATGTGGGAAGCTTCGGGCATTACCTATCAGGAATTGATTAGCTTTCTTTTGGAAGAAGCGATAGAATGA
- the ispE gene encoding 4-(cytidine 5'-diphospho)-2-C-methyl-D-erythritol kinase, producing the protein MEPIREKAYAKVNLSLDILGKRQDGYHEVSMIMQQISLHDLIEISTGRQPGIKITSNKSKLPLNKNNLVYKAAEKLANYHQIHLQKESIIIHIEKNIPVAAGLAGGSADAAATFCALNRYWKKEVAENDLMDLGKEIGADVPYCLMGGTALAEGIGEKLTPLKVKTPMWMVLVKPPFSASTAEVYKAFSMESGNRRPDNQKIIEALSEGKLSTLALFMENVLQPVTTSMVPEIEKVQKKLLEFNAFHAMMSGSGTTVFGLFKTRKKAESAYGKIRKIYQETYIAHTIHR; encoded by the coding sequence GTGGAACCCATTAGAGAAAAAGCATATGCAAAAGTGAATTTATCCTTAGATATTTTGGGCAAAAGGCAAGATGGATATCATGAAGTGTCAATGATTATGCAACAAATTTCGCTTCATGATTTGATTGAAATATCTACAGGCAGACAGCCTGGTATCAAAATCACTTCAAACAAGTCGAAATTACCACTTAATAAAAATAACCTAGTATATAAAGCAGCTGAAAAGTTGGCGAATTACCATCAGATTCATTTACAAAAGGAATCAATCATCATTCATATTGAAAAAAACATACCTGTAGCGGCAGGCTTAGCTGGTGGCAGTGCTGATGCAGCGGCTACTTTTTGTGCCTTGAACCGTTATTGGAAAAAAGAAGTAGCTGAAAATGATTTGATGGATTTGGGGAAAGAGATTGGAGCAGACGTGCCCTACTGTTTAATGGGAGGAACAGCTCTTGCAGAAGGTATTGGAGAAAAACTGACGCCATTAAAGGTAAAAACACCGATGTGGATGGTATTGGTAAAGCCCCCTTTTTCAGCTTCAACGGCCGAAGTATACAAAGCTTTTTCGATGGAAAGCGGGAATCGTCGACCAGACAATCAAAAAATCATAGAAGCATTAAGTGAAGGAAAACTCTCAACCTTAGCTTTGTTTATGGAGAATGTCTTACAACCGGTAACCACGTCAATGGTACCAGAAATAGAAAAGGTTCAAAAAAAACTTTTGGAGTTCAACGCTTTTCATGCAATGATGAGTGGAAGCGGAACAACGGTTTTTGGTTTGTTTAAAACCAGGAAAAAAGCAGAAAGTGCCTATGGAAAAATCAGGAAAATATATCAGGAAACATACATAGCACATACAATTCATCGTTAG
- a CDS encoding GGDEF domain-containing protein — protein sequence MDYYHIANRFLWLYSLSVSFSILVMAINFPYQHKRERLLGAIFAIPFSGYLLSGLLFTPGLQIDQVYWLAEVLMLTGVMMVYLGLISERINPITLIVTTAVMTGILFLSIDKFAADFLGWINYRTALWFFWIPGLVIFTKIRQSKDAFYRFHYGLLMIGLAYTVQFFRGSLYVPEVSLLLKIVGYSLLLIHFSSTMEKEIKMLQRSVDNYQRRLQKTADNAAKRKENELMRSHQAVLENAKKDGLTGAFNRISIMDFIDEQIKQNDGTSFSVLMFDIDKFKRINDNLGHVKGDIALKTLASITQGVIREYDYLGRYGGDEFIVLLPKLNLAESRLVAERLLEKIRKTKEPHFTISIGISVFPEDGETVLELIQIADKGLYKSKEKGGNDVSHHEVF from the coding sequence ATGGACTATTATCATATTGCCAATCGGTTTTTATGGCTTTATTCACTCAGTGTCAGTTTCAGTATTTTGGTAATGGCCATCAACTTTCCTTATCAGCATAAGCGTGAAAGGTTACTAGGTGCCATTTTTGCCATTCCTTTTTCAGGGTACTTGCTGAGCGGATTGTTATTTACTCCGGGTCTACAAATAGATCAAGTATATTGGTTAGCCGAAGTTTTGATGCTAACAGGGGTCATGATGGTTTACTTGGGTTTAATATCAGAAAGAATAAATCCAATAACCTTGATAGTAACCACTGCCGTGATGACGGGAATCCTTTTTTTATCGATCGATAAGTTTGCTGCTGATTTTTTGGGTTGGATAAACTATCGGACAGCATTATGGTTCTTTTGGATTCCAGGATTGGTGATCTTTACAAAAATTCGTCAATCGAAAGATGCCTTTTATCGATTTCACTACGGGCTTCTGATGATTGGTTTGGCTTATACGGTTCAGTTTTTTAGAGGATCTCTCTATGTGCCCGAAGTATCCTTACTTCTTAAAATAGTGGGGTATAGTCTTTTGTTAATTCATTTTTCCAGCACCATGGAAAAAGAAATAAAAATGTTGCAACGATCGGTGGATAACTATCAGCGTCGGTTACAAAAAACAGCGGACAATGCGGCAAAAAGAAAAGAAAATGAATTAATGAGAAGCCATCAGGCTGTTTTGGAAAATGCAAAAAAAGATGGATTAACAGGAGCTTTTAACCGAATCAGTATTATGGACTTTATTGATGAACAGATAAAACAAAATGATGGCACCTCTTTTTCGGTGTTGATGTTCGATATTGATAAGTTTAAGCGTATCAATGATAACCTGGGCCACGTAAAAGGAGATATTGCTCTTAAGACCTTAGCCTCTATTACCCAAGGGGTGATTCGTGAGTACGATTATCTGGGACGTTACGGAGGAGATGAATTTATTGTATTATTGCCGAAGCTAAATCTTGCAGAAAGCAGGCTGGTGGCCGAGAGGCTTTTGGAAAAAATAAGAAAAACAAAAGAGCCACACTTTACCATTTCTATTGGGATCTCTGTATTTCCAGAGGATGGTGAAACCGTGCTTGAACTGATACAAATCGCTGATAAGGGCCTTTATAAATCGAAAGAAAAGGGCGGGAACGATGTTTCTCATCACGAAGTTTTCTGA
- the lipB gene encoding lipoyl(octanoyl) transferase LipB yields MKTVKTADFGVMDYKEAFDIQKKINRYLQMNHEIAGYLFFVEHPPVFTLGRNRKEEDFLFSIDYVKNQGFQVFESNRGGNVTYHGPGQIVGYLLVNMEHFKKDVQWFVWQMEEWIIETLKNVNMKSNRKEKYRGIWIEDEKICALGVAIKRWATMHGFALNHTTNLDHFHYINPCGITEYGITSIEKQGVDYPRKDMIQFLKKNFERMYMTELESITMEEVKWIASKTEA; encoded by the coding sequence GTGAAAACAGTTAAAACAGCTGATTTTGGTGTGATGGATTATAAAGAAGCCTTTGATATTCAAAAGAAAATAAATCGATATCTTCAAATGAACCATGAAATAGCCGGGTATCTATTTTTTGTAGAGCATCCGCCGGTGTTCACCTTGGGAAGAAATCGAAAAGAAGAAGACTTTCTGTTTTCTATTGACTATGTAAAAAACCAAGGATTTCAAGTTTTTGAGAGCAATAGGGGCGGCAATGTGACATATCATGGACCTGGACAGATTGTGGGATATTTATTGGTCAATATGGAACATTTTAAAAAAGATGTACAGTGGTTTGTTTGGCAAATGGAAGAGTGGATTATTGAAACCCTTAAAAATGTAAATATGAAAAGCAATCGAAAAGAAAAATATCGAGGCATATGGATAGAAGATGAAAAAATATGCGCATTAGGGGTTGCTATTAAGCGTTGGGCTACCATGCATGGCTTTGCATTGAATCACACAACTAATCTAGACCATTTTCATTATATTAATCCCTGTGGCATTACGGAATATGGGATTACATCCATCGAAAAGCAGGGCGTTGATTATCCGCGCAAGGATATGATTCAGTTTTTGAAAAAAAACTTTGAACGTATGTATATGACCGAATTAGAATCAATTACAATGGAAGAGGTGAAATGGATTGCCAGTAAAACGGAAGCCTGA
- a CDS encoding sensor histidine kinase: protein MKNSPETIEDLRQELEKCRAEITELKKREKELVEEKARDEKLEFAWAGNLGHWEMDYVTRKVYANPLKLEALEYDPEKDFFSIEDFVEMIHPEDREEANQAMREHLRGEKPVYETEYRILTRTGKVKWFYDRGKIIEKTKSGAPYRIRGIVFDITERKIAENKLLDSEKALKKSNKIMNRMMRIMAHDLKNSLGNVVSLFEMMLESPEDFSEEEKDDIMKELQEASKNSYTLLENILQWASTHQGSIDQKPEKFSLAPVIEETEKLFKQQANQKQIHLIHDGKKIQQIKVKYDYNVLKTVLRNFLTNALKYTETGGVVTLFADTTKQGILIGVKDTGVGMTEQQVMKIMKDKGESHLGTNQEKGTGMGLLISRELIEQTGAELVIQSTPGKGTKMAVHILDTE from the coding sequence TTGAAAAATTCTCCAGAAACAATAGAAGACCTAAGGCAGGAACTTGAAAAATGTCGAGCTGAAATAACAGAACTAAAAAAACGGGAAAAAGAACTTGTGGAAGAAAAGGCAAGGGATGAAAAATTGGAGTTTGCTTGGGCTGGAAACTTGGGACATTGGGAAATGGATTATGTAACAAGAAAAGTGTATGCCAATCCTTTGAAACTAGAAGCTTTGGAATATGATCCAGAAAAAGATTTTTTTAGTATAGAAGATTTTGTTGAGATGATTCATCCAGAAGATAGAGAAGAAGCGAATCAGGCGATGAGAGAACATCTGCGGGGAGAAAAACCGGTATATGAAACGGAATATCGGATTTTAACCCGTACAGGAAAAGTTAAATGGTTTTATGATCGTGGAAAAATTATTGAAAAGACAAAAAGTGGAGCACCATATCGAATTAGGGGAATTGTTTTTGATATTACAGAAAGAAAAATAGCAGAAAATAAATTACTTGATTCAGAAAAAGCATTAAAAAAATCTAATAAAATCATGAACCGAATGATGCGTATTATGGCTCATGACCTTAAAAATTCTTTAGGAAATGTGGTAAGTTTGTTTGAAATGATGTTAGAATCACCGGAAGATTTTTCAGAAGAAGAAAAAGATGATATCATGAAAGAGTTACAGGAAGCTTCAAAAAACAGCTATACGCTGTTAGAAAATATTCTTCAATGGGCCAGTACTCATCAGGGGAGCATTGATCAGAAACCGGAAAAATTTTCTTTGGCACCCGTAATAGAAGAGACGGAAAAACTGTTTAAGCAACAAGCGAATCAAAAGCAAATTCATTTGATTCATGATGGGAAAAAAATACAGCAAATAAAAGTTAAGTATGATTATAATGTCTTGAAAACCGTCTTACGAAATTTTCTTACCAATGCTTTGAAATATACAGAAACAGGTGGTGTGGTTACTTTGTTTGCCGATACCACTAAGCAAGGAATATTAATAGGAGTGAAAGATACAGGTGTTGGAATGACGGAGCAACAGGTAATGAAGATTATGAAAGATAAGGGTGAAAGTCACTTAGGGACTAACCAAGAAAAAGGTACAGGAATGGGCTTGTTGATATCGAGAGAACTTATTGAGCAGACCGGAGCTGAACTGGTGATTCAAAGCACTCCTGGAAAAGGGACTAAAATGGCAGTACATATATTAGATACAGAGTAG
- a CDS encoding DUF362 domain-containing protein, whose product MKKVVMRECPDYTPDIVKAKLKESLDALGGLEKWIKPGERVFLKVNLLTGKEPKEAVTTHPQLVKALTELLMEIGALVTLGDSPAGPFLQGRMKKIYQLTGMTAVAKETGASLNWNLEPDSVYFSEGYRLKDFYVMKAINETDHIINVSKMKTHSMTMMTGAVKNMFGIMPGLKKAELYFRFTDPVEFGHAMVDICEYASPILSIMDGIEAMEGAGPSAGDVVKNGLILVSEDPYSLDIVASEHMGITPDSVPTLKAARQRNLCQSLEKVKLDTSAGEGTPKSFKLPDTREPDFLEKYGRWPVVGSIFKQISRKHLRPKPVVNPKKCTKCKECYTICPAEAIDMMEKVPGFRYDKCIRCYCCQEVCPEKAIWIFRPKILKWFGGTK is encoded by the coding sequence TTGAAAAAAGTTGTTATGAGAGAATGCCCTGATTATACTCCGGATATTGTAAAAGCAAAACTCAAAGAATCCTTGGACGCTCTTGGTGGTCTTGAAAAATGGATTAAGCCTGGGGAGCGGGTGTTTCTTAAAGTGAACCTATTAACAGGGAAAGAACCTAAAGAAGCTGTGACAACCCATCCGCAGCTGGTGAAAGCATTGACGGAGTTGTTGATGGAAATAGGTGCTCTAGTAACATTAGGTGATAGTCCGGCAGGACCTTTTCTTCAAGGGCGGATGAAGAAAATATATCAGCTTACAGGAATGACAGCGGTAGCTAAAGAAACTGGTGCCTCATTGAACTGGAACCTGGAGCCTGACTCTGTTTATTTTTCGGAAGGTTATCGACTAAAAGATTTTTATGTGATGAAGGCGATAAACGAGACGGATCATATTATAAATGTCAGCAAGATGAAAACCCATAGCATGACCATGATGACAGGAGCTGTGAAGAATATGTTTGGCATTATGCCAGGCTTGAAAAAGGCAGAGCTTTATTTTCGATTTACAGATCCTGTTGAATTTGGTCATGCAATGGTGGATATATGTGAATATGCCAGCCCAATACTATCCATTATGGATGGTATTGAAGCAATGGAGGGCGCTGGTCCTTCGGCGGGAGATGTGGTTAAAAATGGATTGATACTTGTTTCGGAAGATCCTTATTCTTTGGATATAGTGGCTTCGGAACACATGGGCATTACACCGGATAGTGTACCAACACTGAAGGCGGCTCGTCAGAGAAATCTATGCCAGAGTTTAGAAAAAGTTAAGCTGGATACATCGGCAGGGGAAGGAACCCCAAAATCCTTTAAGCTTCCAGATACCAGAGAGCCAGACTTTTTAGAAAAATATGGGCGTTGGCCAGTGGTGGGCTCCATATTTAAACAGATCAGCAGAAAACATTTGCGACCAAAGCCGGTGGTAAATCCAAAAAAATGTACGAAATGCAAAGAATGTTATACGATTTGCCCGGCGGAAGCTATTGATATGATGGAAAAGGTGCCTGGGTTTCGATATGATAAATGTATTCGATGTTACTGTTGCCAAGAGGTTTGTCCTGAAAAGGCCATATGGATTTTTAGACCGAAAATACTGAAGTGGTTTGGTGGAACCAAATAA